The Spirochaetota bacterium genomic interval AACACAGATGAAAGTGGAAGAGGAGGCACATCACCAGTGGATGAATACCCGGATGGCAAAAGCCCTTATGGGTGTTACGACATGGCAGGTAATGTTTGGGAGTGGACAGCTAGCTTGTATGACGAGTATAGGGATGCATATGTCTTGCGCGGCGGCTCGTGGGGCATTGATCGGGACTACTGTCGCTGTGCAGCTCGCTTCAACAGCGTCCCGCTCGATAGGTACGACGATGTTGGATTTCGTTGCGCCAGGGCTCAATTGTAACACTTTGTACTTTTACTCTTTTACCCTTTACCGCCGAAGGCGGTTCGAAAAATTTTTGAAAATCACAATTTCGCGTAAAATATGGCAAAAGAGATTAAAGAAATCAACGCGCTTACAAAAGTTTACGATCTATTACTATGGATAATCCCTGTTCTTGAGAGTTTTCCCAGAAACCAGCGTTTTCTACTCGGTAACAGAATTGAGGAGTCGCTGCTCGATATTATGGATTTGATTATTCAGGCAGTTTACACCAAGGAGAAAATGTCATATCTGAAGGAAGCTAACTTAATGATTGAAAAATTAAGATATCTCATACGACTTTCTAAAGATTTTAAATACCTGAGCATTAAAAAATATGAGTATATATTTCTCGAAGTATAAATTGAGAAGAATGCAGCCAAAAACTATGAGAAAAGTCAATAATCAGATGCTGAGTGGGTAAGACAGTGGCTTTCTCCACCACCTCCCCGTTGTCGCAATAGGGTCAATTCCCTATATTTACCAGCGTGCATTTTTCTCGCACTGGGCGACCCCTAAGGCAATTTGTCATTATGCCCGTTTAGCATTGCCCCTGAATAGCAAGGGGAAACCCTTTGATATTCATTTTTTGATACAAATGAGTAAAGTGAGACAAGTCCTTTTTTTTGAAAGAATCTGTTAGGGATTCTCAAGTTGTCTTTGACCGAAATACGCTTTTTCTTCATGCACCGAAGTCTCCGACGAATCA includes:
- the avd gene encoding diversity-generating retroelement protein Avd yields the protein MAKEIKEINALTKVYDLLLWIIPVLESFPRNQRFLLGNRIEESLLDIMDLIIQAVYTKEKMSYLKEANLMIEKLRYLIRLSKDFKYLSIKKYEYIFLEV